From Trichoderma atroviride chromosome 1, complete sequence, one genomic window encodes:
- a CDS encoding uncharacterized protein (EggNog:ENOG41~antiSMASH:Cluster_1.8), translated as MSLPKAPIKSREQTLQWMSTAPEDIRDPEFLWGECWQRFNTIQMPIASTTEYFDIAIQLATMSNDKSSFEKLFQRALRRRQAEVTKWFADFKRNAWRDGQSFPCGSARVIAVEFCRTGSLNSLLQLLDGVAYGWKDDKYAVNGAPIEPLSDDGSEIPQTQFWDEEDLWYGDMAPSGTPDAPCAGDRVASEAPSQDSTIQGSDSWHQKPPSSSQTAEEHLRHLSQHNADAKCEQHGENENPSRKRMRFDDAAQQNDESDDDNLFPSHQPTASTQRVDGYSPKKRRRLDEDGTRETKSPMVSDRAASSRQIGKRARANDDCNDGHGLKRQKIERRTSTTSGLTASASLSDDTPTNNEKESLTIEPEQAVVDDMPRKNPQTDSDNNDNEKRPRKRQRMAMTKAKVDIQVKGSRRKRRRRITSSLRAGLFPPDQHIEYQIYEEDWIIYALGTR; from the coding sequence ATGAGCCTCCCCAAGGCGCCGATAAAGTCTCGCGAACAGACTCTGCAATGGATGAGCACTGCGCCAGAGGATATTCGCGATCCCGAGTTCCTGTGGGGCGAGTGCTGGCAGCGATTCAACACGATCCAGATGCCCATCGCCAGCACCACTGAATACTTCGACATTGCGATACAGCTGGCCACCATGTCCAACGACAAGAGCAGTTTCGAGAAGCTGTTTCAACGAGCTctccggcggcggcaggcCGAGGTAACCAAGTGGTTCGCCGATTTCAAGCGCAACGCCTGGAGGGACGGCCAGTCCTTCCCCTGCGGCTCTGCTCGCGTCATAGCCGTTGAATTCTGCAGAACCGGCAGCTTGAATAGCCTCCTGCAGCTCTTGGATGGCGTTGCATACGGCTGGAAAGACGACAAGTATGCTGTCAACGGGGCGCCTATTGAGCCGCTCTCGGACGATGGCTCGGAGATTCCTCAAACGCAGTTTTGGGACGAAGAGGATCTCTGGTATGGCGACATGGCACCTTCTGGCACCCCCGATGCTCCTTGTGCTGGGGATAGAGTCGCGTCGGAAGCGCCAAGCCAAGATTCAACGATACAAGGCTCCGATTCATGGCATCAGAAACCTCCGTCCTCTTCTCAAACTGCGGAAGAACATCTACGCCATTTGTCTCAACACAATGCAGACGCAAAATGCGAGCAACATGGAGAAAATGAAAACCCGTCAAGAAAGCGAATGAGATTCGATGACGCAGCCCAGCAAAATGACGAATCCGATGACGACAATCTGTTCCCCTCACATCAGCCAACCGCAAGCACGCAACGTGTTGATGGATATTCACCCAAGAAGCGGCGGAGACTCGATGAGGACGGCacaagagaaacaaagagcCCTATGGTCTCAGACCGGGCCGCAAGTAGCCGCCAAATTGGAAAGAGAGCAAGGGCTAATGATGATTGCAATGATGGCCATGGACTAAAGCGTCAAAAAATAGAGAGACGGACATCTACAACATCAGGATTAACCGCTTCTGCCAGTCTTTCAGATGATACTCCAACGAATAATGAAAAGGAAAGCCTGACCATAGAGCCCGAGCAAGCTGTGGTTGATGATATGCCTAGAAAGAACCCCCAAACCGACTCTGATAATAATGACAATGAGAAACGCCCACGTAAGCGCCAAAGAATGGCAATGACAAAAGCCAAGGTCGACATCCAAGTAAAGGGCAGCAGGCGCAAACGTCGAAGACGGATCACTTCTTCTTTAAGAGCAGGACTCTTCCCCCCCGACCAACACATTGAATACCAGATCTACGAGGAGGACTGGATCATCTATGCTCTGGGAACTAGATGA